In Deinococcus seoulensis, the following are encoded in one genomic region:
- a CDS encoding serine/threonine-protein kinase — protein sequence MPDQNALSSYTLSRVIGRGNTSLVRLATNAQGQQVAVKIPHAETLAVQDAAELFGNEVRLTLQFRHPHLVQGFGGTPFGPQAFVALQYYPHGALSEQLQRDGTPLTLEQTLRILADLASALSYLHHLGAVHQDVKTQNVYVNEEGRAALGDLGNTYFIAQGGKVSGSPYYMAPEIYHGESSSSASDVYSLGVLTYELLTGERPFQGHTYEELMVAHMTRFPQPLSHLNMQVPRSVARLAELALAKRISERPSADAIRRALLTALGETPADEIYETEQKAAEPAGRLVGRHGPSARPAAPAVTPDPGPDTAGSRWNPFKRRK from the coding sequence ATGCCTGACCAGAATGCCCTGTCCTCCTACACCCTGAGCCGAGTGATCGGCCGTGGAAACACGTCCCTGGTACGCCTGGCCACGAACGCGCAGGGCCAGCAGGTGGCCGTGAAAATCCCGCACGCGGAGACGCTGGCCGTGCAGGACGCCGCCGAACTGTTCGGGAACGAGGTGCGCCTGACCTTGCAGTTCCGGCACCCGCACCTGGTGCAGGGGTTCGGGGGCACGCCGTTCGGGCCGCAGGCGTTCGTGGCCCTGCAGTACTACCCGCACGGCGCGCTGAGCGAGCAGTTGCAGCGTGACGGCACGCCCCTGACCCTGGAGCAGACCCTGAGGATCCTGGCGGACCTCGCCTCGGCGCTGTCGTACCTGCACCACCTGGGGGCCGTGCATCAGGACGTGAAGACGCAGAACGTGTACGTGAATGAGGAGGGCCGCGCCGCGCTGGGCGACCTGGGCAACACGTACTTCATCGCGCAGGGCGGCAAGGTCAGCGGCAGCCCGTACTACATGGCGCCCGAGATCTATCACGGCGAGAGCAGCAGTTCGGCCAGTGACGTGTACAGCCTGGGCGTCCTGACCTACGAACTGCTGACCGGCGAGCGGCCCTTTCAGGGGCACACCTACGAGGAACTGATGGTCGCGCATATGACGCGCTTTCCGCAGCCGCTGTCGCACCTGAACATGCAGGTGCCGCGCAGCGTGGCGCGACTGGCCGAACTGGCGCTCGCCAAGCGCATCTCGGAGCGGCCCAGCGCCGACGCGATCCGCCGCGCCCTGCTGACCGCGCTGGGTGAAACGCCCGCCGACGAGATCTACGAGACCGAGCAGAAGGCGGCGGAACCGGCAGGCCGACTGGTGGGACGCCACGGTCCATCCGCCCGGCCGGCCGCGCCTGCCGTCACGCCGGACCCGGGGCCGGACACGGCCGGGTCACGCTGGAATCCCTTCAAGCGCCGTAAGTAG
- a CDS encoding GNAT family N-acetyltransferase: MTDLRPFTPADADAFAALQLAALGRAGNGEDLLAADARRSPADLLRRRMLVSADGEVLGGTQLQTWAFSPPGFLHAQVMVHPDARGQGHGRALWQDLLAAAQQAGARGLHADVPDPDPADRDWAVRRGFTVHAHRFASQLDLTRFDPAAFEPQRQAAQAQGVTFTDLSGTDLNSADGITLDRYLNFVADRLTETPDLAGHPRWPLTRVREILRLDHDPRPDWLVLALGPDGEWLGTSAMIRFRSLPFAYNELTALHPQARGRGLALPLKLQVIERARREGFTTMRTNNHSLNAPMLAVNRRLGFAQQAGRFEMHRPLP, from the coding sequence GTGACGGACCTGCGCCCCTTCACCCCGGCCGACGCGGACGCCTTCGCCGCGCTGCAACTCGCGGCACTCGGCCGCGCCGGAAATGGTGAGGACCTGCTGGCCGCTGACGCCCGCCGCTCTCCGGCAGACCTGCTACGTCGCCGGATGCTGGTCTCTGCCGACGGTGAGGTGCTGGGCGGCACGCAGCTCCAGACATGGGCCTTCTCGCCGCCCGGCTTCCTGCACGCGCAGGTGATGGTGCACCCCGACGCCCGCGGACAGGGCCACGGCAGGGCGCTGTGGCAGGACCTGCTGGCCGCCGCGCAGCAGGCCGGAGCGCGCGGCCTGCACGCCGACGTGCCCGACCCGGACCCCGCCGACCGCGACTGGGCCGTGCGGCGGGGCTTCACCGTGCACGCCCACCGCTTCGCCTCGCAGCTGGACCTGACCCGCTTCGACCCGGCCGCCTTCGAGCCGCAGCGGCAGGCGGCGCAGGCGCAGGGCGTGACCTTCACGGACCTGAGTGGCACCGACCTGAACAGTGCAGATGGGATCACCCTGGACCGCTACCTGAACTTCGTGGCCGACCGCCTGACCGAGACGCCGGACCTCGCCGGGCACCCCCGCTGGCCGCTGACGCGGGTGCGTGAGATCCTGCGCCTGGACCACGATCCCCGCCCCGACTGGCTGGTCCTGGCCCTCGGTCCGGACGGCGAGTGGCTGGGCACCAGCGCCATGATCCGCTTTCGCAGCCTGCCGTTCGCGTACAACGAACTGACCGCCCTGCACCCGCAGGCGCGCGGCCGTGGACTGGCCCTGCCCCTGAAACTCCAGGTGATCGAACGGGCGCGGCGCGAGGGATTCACGACCATGCGCACCAACAACCACTCCCTGAACGCGCCCATGCTGGCCGTGAACCGCCGCCTGGGCTTCGCGCAGCAGGCCGGACGCTTCGAGATGCACCGGCCACTGCCCTGA
- the rpsF gene encoding 30S ribosomal protein S6, which yields MNQYDLNLILNPNLSAEQVSIEKDYIETTVKNAGSEITGLDELGNRRLAYAVNKDREGYYLMYTIKGSGNPEKDIASTLRLRDHVRRVLVVKDRPEWKTKKA from the coding sequence ATGAACCAGTACGACCTGAACCTGATCCTGAACCCCAACCTCAGCGCCGAGCAGGTGAGCATCGAGAAGGACTACATCGAGACCACCGTGAAGAACGCCGGGAGCGAGATCACGGGCCTCGACGAGCTCGGCAACCGCCGCCTCGCCTACGCCGTGAACAAGGACCGCGAGGGCTACTACCTGATGTACACCATCAAGGGCAGCGGCAACCCGGAGAAGGACATCGCTTCCACGCTGCGTCTGCGTGACCACGTGCGCCGCGTCCTGGTGGTCAAGGACCGCCCGGAATGGAAGACCAAGAAGGCCTGA
- a CDS encoding DinB family protein, whose translation MTDTPQHALDGILDILREAVEGGQPGQGTAFLDGTNADGTGNHGLLATLDALSAEQASRDIHGATVAGQARHTAFHMEVVVRWQQGERGPFDWQGSFQPAQVTPEEWDALRARVRAAYAGLVAFVNTQRDQPVTGDATGGLSGAVSHVAYHLGAIRQLVKALG comes from the coding sequence ATGACTGACACCCCACAGCACGCCCTGGACGGCATCCTGGACATCCTGCGCGAGGCCGTGGAAGGCGGGCAGCCCGGCCAGGGCACCGCCTTCCTGGACGGCACGAACGCCGACGGCACCGGCAACCACGGCCTGCTGGCGACCCTGGACGCCCTGAGTGCCGAACAGGCCAGCCGCGACATTCACGGCGCGACGGTGGCCGGACAGGCGCGGCACACGGCGTTTCACATGGAAGTCGTGGTGCGCTGGCAGCAGGGCGAACGCGGCCCCTTCGACTGGCAGGGCAGCTTCCAGCCCGCGCAGGTCACCCCTGAGGAATGGGACGCCCTGCGCGCCCGCGTCCGGGCCGCCTACGCGGGACTGGTGGCCTTCGTGAACACGCAGCGCGACCAGCCCGTGACCGGGGACGCCACGGGCGGCCTGAGCGGCGCCGTCTCGCACGTCGCCTACCACCTGGGCGCCATCCGGCAACTCGTGAAGGCCCTCGGGTGA